In a single window of the Osmerus eperlanus chromosome 4, fOsmEpe2.1, whole genome shotgun sequence genome:
- the ctdsp2 gene encoding carboxy-terminal domain RNA polymerase II polypeptide A small phosphatase 2 yields MESSIITQVQKEDVQLSSKAGQVSRTSLKQPRSCNVFKSFFCCLRAQDGHKRPPPSHDALLESQDNGTVVKLSEPSLLPEVTAQDQGKICVVIDLDETLVHSSFKPISNADFIVPVEIEGTTHQVYVLKRPYVDEFLQRMGELFECVLFTASLAKYADPVTDLLDQCGVFRTRLFRESCVFHQGCYVKDLSRLGRELHKTLILDNSPASYIFHPENAVPVVSWFDDVEDAELLHLLPVFEDLSQAEDVYTRLDQLRGP; encoded by the exons GCCAGGTGAGCAGGACCTCGTTGAAACAGCCGAGAAGCTGTAACGTCTTCAAATCTTTTTTCTGCTGCCTCCGAGCTCAGGATGGCCACAAACGTCCACCACCTTCCCACGATGCTTTGCTCGAGTCGCAGGACAATGGGACAGTTGTCAAG CTGTCAGAGCCCAGCCTACTGCCCGAGGTGACAGCCCAGGACCAGGGCAAGATTTGTGTGGTCATAGACCTGGACGAGACTCTGGTGCACAGCTCCTTCAAG CCTATTAGTAATGCCGATTTTATTGTTCCTGTGGAGATTGAGGGGACCACACACCAG GTGTACGTGCTAAAGAGGCCATATGTGGACGAGTTCCTTCAGAGAATGGGAgagctgtttgagtgtgtgctgtTCACTGCCAGCCTGGCCAAG taTGCCGACCCAGTGACGGACCTGTTAGACCAGTGTGGGGTATTCCGTACCCGGTTATTCCGGGAATCCTGTGTCTTCCATCAGGGCTGCTATGTCAAAGACCTGAGCAGGCTGGGAAGAGAGCTCCACAAGACCCTCATACTGGACAACTCCCCTGCTTCTTATATCTTCCACCCGGAGAATGCT GTCCCTGTGGTGTCGTGGTTTGATGATGTGGAGGACGCTGAGCTGCTCCACCTCCTGCCTGTGTTTGAGGACCTAAGTCAGGCGGAAGACGTGTACACCAGACTGGACCAGCTACGGGGTCCATAG
- the LOC134018654 gene encoding probable Bax inhibitor 1 produces MNVFDRSINLDALLKFSQISHSTQVHLKNVYSSLAMCMFMAAAGSYVHVVTRLFQGGIVSLLGSLGMMFWLAMTPHSSETEKKRLAILAGFAFLTGVGLGPAMDFVIAINPSIIVTAFLGTSIIFLCFTLSALYAKRRSYLFLGGTLMSGLSIMFLLSVVNMFFGSVMLFKAHMYLGLVIMCGFVLFDTQLIIEKAENGDKDYIWHCVDLFLDFVTIFRKLMVILAMNEKDKKKEKK; encoded by the exons ATGAATGTGTTCGACCGCAGCATCAACCTGGATGCCCTCCTCAAGTTCTCCCAGAT CTCCCACTCGACCCAGGTGCACCTGAAGAATGTCTACTCCAGCCTGGCGATGTGTATGTTCATGGCGGCAGCTGGATCGTATGTCCACGTTGTCACCCGCTTGTTTCAG GGGGGGATCGTGTCTCTCCTGGGCTCTCTGGGGATGATGTTCTGGTTGGCCATGACGCCTCACAGCTCTGAGACGGAGAAGAAGAGGCTGGCCATCCTGGCAGGGTTTGCTTTCCTCACAG GCGTTGGTCTTGGGCCTGCCATGGACTTTGTCATCGCTATCAACCCAAG CATCATTGTGACCGCCTTCCTGGGAACCTCCATCATCTTCCTGTGCTTCACCCTGAGTGCCCTCTATGCCAAACGCAGGAGCTACCTTTTCCTGGGAG GTACTCTGATGTCAGGGCTGTCCATCATGTTCCTGCTGTCTGTGGTTAACATGTTCTTTGGATCCGTCATGCTGTTTAAG GCGCACATGTACCTTGGGCTGGTCATCATGTGTGGGTTCGTTCTGTTTGACACTCAGCTCATCATTGAGAAAGCTGAAAACGGAGACAAGGACTATATCTG GCACTGTGTTGACCTGTTCCTGGACTTTGTGACCATCTTCAGAAAGCTCATGGTTATTCTGGCCATGAACGAGAAG GACAAGAAGAAGGAAAAGAAGTAG
- the nckap5l gene encoding nck-associated protein 5-like isoform X2, translating into MRTMSGETEPRVCQEDFGSDEGDVESYLEEEDNSSELLDRLRELEAENSALMLANESQREAYERCLDEVANHVVQALLNQKDLREECIKLKMLVFDLERQNRALCELFQQKLPSQSSAHYQVQTGPLPEYNSQLYNDSAKQVEAALTEAQAKGSAFRPQHASPGPRGPAASMEALSPFFKKKAHILEVLRKMEETDPLKFHPSSAGLSFCDYSQVLMSSEAVLAGAELTVPCKSHLTHCRCSCSEADKQPHVNGEVASVACEGCRTCSASCRKSVESPAKCSHVCSPAKAGLAQNPAVHTAAPGECHVNSTTTESGLPVKQPAAKEHQQPGGPYLSITSTDPNPANPSLEDCQVVTGSKVSETDEAQNPEEDYLQGGLSDEAPSLHPIPGEDSTVQMTYCEMEIRVLTHNTPLASGDASSSASSEASVPEMDGSDLEASCGRSNVPVSPSPSCLSEVKAAAISSPSKLLKFLKIPSIAERAQSGGPARLSPQLTRTSRIPCRTNNYEVYHSPVPTRRATTTERCRQPPPPPARSESYPATHSAPTSPPQAEEPCPPPGNSSLPSPKVSRASRLGPAASPRASQRVPHYENVPELSASGQQVALGSCENRTSLPSQTKPGIGDRKLVKSLPEGGIVSPPYQRPSSSSSSSSSTDSSSEQEVDVESPAWHGQHSLPNSSGLHRPQGGHSANYTRAPNRALDTEERDSVIVNTNLCQAPPPPPKRSDPSSIPKRPSAVRQPVESSHHTFKDRLAALGKLRSSEDLQVGLQPGDAADAAQSDESSVVCGDERSRTAEKPLDHHVEEPKHSKYTDCLDGKPKGHFPGGGLKLPGASLSHDSGVKHLPSGPSGAKPEHDVASSRVAVAKTDSPKSKLGLLSPNTDTPQVLRNNMKCPGSLNLSYNSKPGPGTHSSVGPSPSKVPPKSPSKPCQAPSVRMGKPSEAPRYSSKSEERSKIGGNKKKNLAYGDSLPPPPPRPPADAGEKPPPVPSPQSAIEQKVMKGIEENMLKLQEQDRGAQPPEVKQKASNGIASWFALKKSKLPALSRKPEGPKAKEEKREWKINIPSVGKDSRAATRCREGVEGLNISTLMEKAEGLRRALEEERAYVERSGRGHSCEVVMDQAQGQLAVMYRGGRSDNFMQQLLNRVDGKDVVPSFPQRRLSFDCKTSRPVFNQQSDISISHTTSREDMEKGSDSMSNVASDEILAEPVHSQHFASSGASTYTLDSGIGTFPLPDYSSGAAGRSLSKARAGADGQAVGSPGRSNRRSRTLDRDMSTLEECYPAHKQLIPTIQYGSGLEGKSPSLMQTAGVIHEDKEAYGAHMFTPRSKTWTFPNLKTPAGPADVYLAVEEEPAPYGSPFKGSVKPCGPSASRAAMDPSSLPVPAQTGLSRRGKTRTPSVPEMSREAGLELLRERPEEALSPSRPQVLETPESLSDSLYDSLSSCGSQG; encoded by the exons ATGAGAACCATGTCTGGGGAGACAGAGCCCAGGGTGTGTCAGGAGGACTTTGGATCCGACGAGGGAGATGTGGAGTcgtacctggaggaggaggacaacagCAGCGAGCTCTTGGACCGACTCAGAGAGCTGGAG GCAGAGAACTCGGCTCTGATGTTGGCCAATGAAAGTCAAAGAGAGGCCTACGAAAGATGTCTGGATGAG GTGGCCAACCATGTGGTGCAAGCCCTTCTGAACCAAAAG gaccTCCGAGAGGAGTGTATCAAGCTCAAGATGCTGGTGTTTGACCTGGAGAGGCAGAACAGGGCCCTGTGTGAGCTCTTCCAGCAGAAGCTGCCCAGCCAGTCCAGTGCTCACTACCAG GTGCAGACAGGACCCCTTCCGGAGTATAACAGCCAGCTGTACAATGACTCTGCCAAGCAGGTGGAGGCTGCCCTGACTGAAGCACAAGCTAAG GGAAGTGCCTTCCGTCCCCAGCACGCCTCCCCCGGGCCCCGGGGCCCTGCGGCCTCCATGGaggctctctcccccttctttaAGAAGAAAGCacacatcctggaggtcctgcGCAAGATGGAGGAGACGGACCCGCTCAAGTTCCACCCCTCCTCCGCGGGCCTCTCCTTCTGCGACTACAGCCAGGTGCTGATGTCCTCCGAGGCGGTGCTGGCTGGCGCGGAGCTGACCGTGCCCTGCAAGTCTCACCTCACACACTGCCGATGCTCCTGCTCCGAGGCCGACAAACAGCCTCACGTCAACGGGGAGGTGGCCTCGGTGGCGTGTGAGGGCTGCCGCACATGCTCGGCGTCCTGTAGGAAGAGCGTGGAGAGCCCCGCCAAGTGCAGCCACGTCTGTAGCCCCGCGAAGGCCGGCTTAGCCCAGAACCCTGCCGTCCACACTGCCGCTCCAGGTGAATGTCACGTCAACAGCACAACAACGGAGTCCGGTCTCCCTGTCAAACAACCTGCCGCTAAAGAGCACCAGCAACCAGGAGGCCCCTACCTGTCGATCACAAGCACAGATCCAAACCCGGCCAATCCGAGCTTGGAAGACTGCCAAGTGGTGACCGGGTCAAAGGTCTCAGAGACAGACGAAGCACAGAACCCAGAGGAGGACTATCTGCAGGGGGGTCTTTCTGACGAGGCTCCGTCCCTGCATCCCATCCCTGGAGAGGACAGCACAGTACAGATGACCTACTGTGAGATGGAAATCAGAGTGCTGACTCACAACACCCCGCTGGCCTCCGGCGACGCCAGCAGCTCCGCGTCGAGCGAGGCGTCCGTCCCCGAGATGGACGGCTCAGACCTGGAGGCGTCCTGCGGGAGGTCCAACGTCCCggtcagccccagcccctcgtGCCTCAGCGAGGTCAAAGCCGCTGctatttcctctccctccaagcTGCTTAAGTTCCTGAAGATCCCCTCCATCGCAGAGAGGGCCCAGAGCGGCGGCCCCGCGCGGCTCAGCCCCCAGCTCACACGCACCTCCCGCATTCCCTGCCGCACCAACAACTACGAGGTGTACCACTCGCCGGTCCCCACCCGCAGAGCCACCACCACGGAGAGGTGCAGgcagccccctcctccgcccgccAGGTCCGAGTCCTACCCAGCCACTCACtcagcccccacctcccctccccaggcagaggagccctgcccccctccgggtaactccagcctccccagccccaaAGTCAGCCGGGCCTCCAGGCTGGGTCCGGCCGCCTCTCCGCGGGCCTCTCAGCGGGTCCCTCACTATGAAAATGTCCCTGAACTCTCCGCCTCCGGCCAGCAGGTGGCGCTGGGGAGCTGTGAGAACAGGACCAGCCTGCCTTCTCAAACCAAGCCCGGCATTGGAGACAGAAAGCTTGTGAAGTCCCTTCCCGAGGGAGGCATCGTCAGTCCGCCTTATCagcgcccctcctcctcttcctcctcctcctcttccacggaCTCCTCGTCAGAGCAGGAGGTGGATGTGGAGAGCCCAGCCTGGCACGGCCAACACAGCCTGCCCAACAGCTCTGGCCTCCACAGACCCCAGGGAGGTCACAGTGCTAACTACACCAGGGCCCCCAACAGAGCCCTGGACACAGAAGAAAGAGACTCGGTCATTGTGAACACCAACCTCTGccaggcccctcctcctccccccaagaGGAGcgacccttcctccatccccaagAGGCCCAGCGCGGTGAGGCAGCCCGTGGAATCCAGTCACCACACCTTCAAAGACAGACTGGCCGCTCTTGGCAAACTGAGGAGCTCCGAGGATTTACAAGTCGGTCTGCAGCCGGGCGACGCAGCAGACGCCGCGCAGAGTGACGAGAGTTCAGTCGTCTGTGGCGACGAGAGGAGTAGGACAGCGGAGAAGCCACTGGATCATCATGTGGAGGAGCCCAAACACTCGAAATACACTGACTGTCTGGATGGGAAGCCCAAAGGTCATTTTCCGGGTGGTGGTTTGAAGCTCCCTGGAGCCTCTCTATCACATGACTCAGGGGTCAAACATCTGCCGTCTGGGCCCTCGGGTGCCAAGCCAGAGCATGATGTGGCCTCCTCCAGAGTAGCTGTAGCGAAGACAGACAGCCCTAAGAGTAAACTAGGCCTGCTGTCCCCCAACACAGACACTCCCCAGGTTCTACGCAACAACATGAAATGCCCAGGCTCCCTGAACCTCTCTTACAATAGTAAACCTGGACCTGGGACCCACAGCAGCgtcggccccagccccagcaaaGTCCCCCCGAAGTCCCCCTCCAAACCCTGCCAAGCTCCGTCCGTCAGAATGGGTAAACCCTCGGAAGCCCCGCGCTACTCCTCCAAGTCGGAGGAGCGCTCCAAGATCGGTGGCAACAAGAAGAAGAACCTGGCCTACGGAgacagcctccctcctcctccccccagaccccccgccGACGCCGGGGAGAAACCTCCCCCCGTCCCCAGCCCCCAGTCGGCCATCGAGCAGAAGGTCATGAAGGGCATCGAGGAGAACATGCTGAAGCTTCAGGAGCAGGACCGAGGGGCACAGCCCCCCGAGGTCAAGCAGAAAGCCTCCAACGGCATCGCCAGCTGGTTCGCCCTGAAGAAGAGCAAGCTGCCGGCGCTGAGCCGCAAGCCGGAAGGCCCCAAGgccaaggaggagaagagggagtggAAGATCAACATCCCGTCGGTGGGGAAGGACTCCAGGGCGGCGACCAGGTGCAGGGAGGGCGTGGAGGGCCTGAACATCTCCACGCTGATGGAGAAGGCGGAGGGCCTGCGGAGggcgctggaggaggagagggcctaCGTGGAGAGGTCAGGCAGGGGTCACTCCTGCGAGGTGGTCATGGACCAGGCCCAGGGCCAGCTGGCCGTCATGTACAGGGGAGGGCGCTCCGACAATTTCATGCAGCAGTTGCTCAACAG agtGGATGGGAAGGACGTAGTCCCCAGCTTCCCGCAGAGACGGCTGTCGTTCGACTGCAAGACGTCCAGACCTGTTTTCAACCAGCAGAGCGACATCAGCATCAGCCACACCACCAGCAGAGAGGACATGGAGAAG GGATCAGATTCGATGAGCAACGTGGCCTCAGATGAGATTCTAGCGGAGCCGGTTCACTCCCAGCACTTTGCAA GCTCTGGGGCCTCCACCTACACTCTGGACAGTGGCATTGGCACATTCCCCCTGCCTGACTACAGCAGCGGGGCAGCAGGGAGGAGCCTCTCCAAGGCGAGGGCTGGAGCAGATGGCCAGGCCGTGGGCTCCCCAGGCAGGTCCAACCGCAGGTCCAGGACTCTGGACAGGGACATGTCCACTCTGGAGGAATGCTACCCAGCACACAAACAGCTGATTCCCACCATCCAGTACGGCTCCGGGCTGGAGGGGAAGAGCCCATCCCTGATGCAGACAGCTGGTGTCATCCATGAAG ATAAAGAAGCATATGGAGCCCACATGTTCACCCCCCGCTCCAAAACCTGGACCTTCCCCAACCTGAAGACCCCAGCTGGCCCTGCAGACGTCTACCTGGCCGTGGAGGAGGAGCCAGCCCCCTATGGATCTCCCTTCAAAGGG AGTGTTAAGCCCTGTGGCCCATCTGCTTCTCGTGCTGCCATGGACCCCAGCAGCCTGCCCGTGCCTGCCCAGACAGGCCTGAGCCGCCGGGGGAAAACTCGCACTCCCAGCGTCCCCGAGATGAGCCGGGAGGCGGGGCTGGAGCTTTTGAGGGAACGGCCAGAGGAAGCCCTGTCCCCCAGCCGCCCCCAGGTCCTAGAGACCCCCGAGTCGCTCAGTGACTCTCTTTACGACAGCTTGTCCTCCTGCGGCAGccagggatga
- the nckap5l gene encoding nck-associated protein 5-like isoform X1, which yields MPALTQGLSLQMRTMSGETEPRVCQEDFGSDEGDVESYLEEEDNSSELLDRLRELEAENSALMLANESQREAYERCLDEVANHVVQALLNQKDLREECIKLKMLVFDLERQNRALCELFQQKLPSQSSAHYQVQTGPLPEYNSQLYNDSAKQVEAALTEAQAKGSAFRPQHASPGPRGPAASMEALSPFFKKKAHILEVLRKMEETDPLKFHPSSAGLSFCDYSQVLMSSEAVLAGAELTVPCKSHLTHCRCSCSEADKQPHVNGEVASVACEGCRTCSASCRKSVESPAKCSHVCSPAKAGLAQNPAVHTAAPGECHVNSTTTESGLPVKQPAAKEHQQPGGPYLSITSTDPNPANPSLEDCQVVTGSKVSETDEAQNPEEDYLQGGLSDEAPSLHPIPGEDSTVQMTYCEMEIRVLTHNTPLASGDASSSASSEASVPEMDGSDLEASCGRSNVPVSPSPSCLSEVKAAAISSPSKLLKFLKIPSIAERAQSGGPARLSPQLTRTSRIPCRTNNYEVYHSPVPTRRATTTERCRQPPPPPARSESYPATHSAPTSPPQAEEPCPPPGNSSLPSPKVSRASRLGPAASPRASQRVPHYENVPELSASGQQVALGSCENRTSLPSQTKPGIGDRKLVKSLPEGGIVSPPYQRPSSSSSSSSSTDSSSEQEVDVESPAWHGQHSLPNSSGLHRPQGGHSANYTRAPNRALDTEERDSVIVNTNLCQAPPPPPKRSDPSSIPKRPSAVRQPVESSHHTFKDRLAALGKLRSSEDLQVGLQPGDAADAAQSDESSVVCGDERSRTAEKPLDHHVEEPKHSKYTDCLDGKPKGHFPGGGLKLPGASLSHDSGVKHLPSGPSGAKPEHDVASSRVAVAKTDSPKSKLGLLSPNTDTPQVLRNNMKCPGSLNLSYNSKPGPGTHSSVGPSPSKVPPKSPSKPCQAPSVRMGKPSEAPRYSSKSEERSKIGGNKKKNLAYGDSLPPPPPRPPADAGEKPPPVPSPQSAIEQKVMKGIEENMLKLQEQDRGAQPPEVKQKASNGIASWFALKKSKLPALSRKPEGPKAKEEKREWKINIPSVGKDSRAATRCREGVEGLNISTLMEKAEGLRRALEEERAYVERSGRGHSCEVVMDQAQGQLAVMYRGGRSDNFMQQLLNRVDGKDVVPSFPQRRLSFDCKTSRPVFNQQSDISISHTTSREDMEKGSDSMSNVASDEILAEPVHSQHFASSGASTYTLDSGIGTFPLPDYSSGAAGRSLSKARAGADGQAVGSPGRSNRRSRTLDRDMSTLEECYPAHKQLIPTIQYGSGLEGKSPSLMQTAGVIHEDKEAYGAHMFTPRSKTWTFPNLKTPAGPADVYLAVEEEPAPYGSPFKGSVKPCGPSASRAAMDPSSLPVPAQTGLSRRGKTRTPSVPEMSREAGLELLRERPEEALSPSRPQVLETPESLSDSLYDSLSSCGSQG from the exons ATGCCAGCTCTAACCCAGGGCCTGTCGTTACAGATGAGAACCATGTCTGGGGAGACAGAGCCCAGGGTGTGTCAGGAGGACTTTGGATCCGACGAGGGAGATGTGGAGTcgtacctggaggaggaggacaacagCAGCGAGCTCTTGGACCGACTCAGAGAGCTGGAG GCAGAGAACTCGGCTCTGATGTTGGCCAATGAAAGTCAAAGAGAGGCCTACGAAAGATGTCTGGATGAG GTGGCCAACCATGTGGTGCAAGCCCTTCTGAACCAAAAG gaccTCCGAGAGGAGTGTATCAAGCTCAAGATGCTGGTGTTTGACCTGGAGAGGCAGAACAGGGCCCTGTGTGAGCTCTTCCAGCAGAAGCTGCCCAGCCAGTCCAGTGCTCACTACCAG GTGCAGACAGGACCCCTTCCGGAGTATAACAGCCAGCTGTACAATGACTCTGCCAAGCAGGTGGAGGCTGCCCTGACTGAAGCACAAGCTAAG GGAAGTGCCTTCCGTCCCCAGCACGCCTCCCCCGGGCCCCGGGGCCCTGCGGCCTCCATGGaggctctctcccccttctttaAGAAGAAAGCacacatcctggaggtcctgcGCAAGATGGAGGAGACGGACCCGCTCAAGTTCCACCCCTCCTCCGCGGGCCTCTCCTTCTGCGACTACAGCCAGGTGCTGATGTCCTCCGAGGCGGTGCTGGCTGGCGCGGAGCTGACCGTGCCCTGCAAGTCTCACCTCACACACTGCCGATGCTCCTGCTCCGAGGCCGACAAACAGCCTCACGTCAACGGGGAGGTGGCCTCGGTGGCGTGTGAGGGCTGCCGCACATGCTCGGCGTCCTGTAGGAAGAGCGTGGAGAGCCCCGCCAAGTGCAGCCACGTCTGTAGCCCCGCGAAGGCCGGCTTAGCCCAGAACCCTGCCGTCCACACTGCCGCTCCAGGTGAATGTCACGTCAACAGCACAACAACGGAGTCCGGTCTCCCTGTCAAACAACCTGCCGCTAAAGAGCACCAGCAACCAGGAGGCCCCTACCTGTCGATCACAAGCACAGATCCAAACCCGGCCAATCCGAGCTTGGAAGACTGCCAAGTGGTGACCGGGTCAAAGGTCTCAGAGACAGACGAAGCACAGAACCCAGAGGAGGACTATCTGCAGGGGGGTCTTTCTGACGAGGCTCCGTCCCTGCATCCCATCCCTGGAGAGGACAGCACAGTACAGATGACCTACTGTGAGATGGAAATCAGAGTGCTGACTCACAACACCCCGCTGGCCTCCGGCGACGCCAGCAGCTCCGCGTCGAGCGAGGCGTCCGTCCCCGAGATGGACGGCTCAGACCTGGAGGCGTCCTGCGGGAGGTCCAACGTCCCggtcagccccagcccctcgtGCCTCAGCGAGGTCAAAGCCGCTGctatttcctctccctccaagcTGCTTAAGTTCCTGAAGATCCCCTCCATCGCAGAGAGGGCCCAGAGCGGCGGCCCCGCGCGGCTCAGCCCCCAGCTCACACGCACCTCCCGCATTCCCTGCCGCACCAACAACTACGAGGTGTACCACTCGCCGGTCCCCACCCGCAGAGCCACCACCACGGAGAGGTGCAGgcagccccctcctccgcccgccAGGTCCGAGTCCTACCCAGCCACTCACtcagcccccacctcccctccccaggcagaggagccctgcccccctccgggtaactccagcctccccagccccaaAGTCAGCCGGGCCTCCAGGCTGGGTCCGGCCGCCTCTCCGCGGGCCTCTCAGCGGGTCCCTCACTATGAAAATGTCCCTGAACTCTCCGCCTCCGGCCAGCAGGTGGCGCTGGGGAGCTGTGAGAACAGGACCAGCCTGCCTTCTCAAACCAAGCCCGGCATTGGAGACAGAAAGCTTGTGAAGTCCCTTCCCGAGGGAGGCATCGTCAGTCCGCCTTATCagcgcccctcctcctcttcctcctcctcctcttccacggaCTCCTCGTCAGAGCAGGAGGTGGATGTGGAGAGCCCAGCCTGGCACGGCCAACACAGCCTGCCCAACAGCTCTGGCCTCCACAGACCCCAGGGAGGTCACAGTGCTAACTACACCAGGGCCCCCAACAGAGCCCTGGACACAGAAGAAAGAGACTCGGTCATTGTGAACACCAACCTCTGccaggcccctcctcctccccccaagaGGAGcgacccttcctccatccccaagAGGCCCAGCGCGGTGAGGCAGCCCGTGGAATCCAGTCACCACACCTTCAAAGACAGACTGGCCGCTCTTGGCAAACTGAGGAGCTCCGAGGATTTACAAGTCGGTCTGCAGCCGGGCGACGCAGCAGACGCCGCGCAGAGTGACGAGAGTTCAGTCGTCTGTGGCGACGAGAGGAGTAGGACAGCGGAGAAGCCACTGGATCATCATGTGGAGGAGCCCAAACACTCGAAATACACTGACTGTCTGGATGGGAAGCCCAAAGGTCATTTTCCGGGTGGTGGTTTGAAGCTCCCTGGAGCCTCTCTATCACATGACTCAGGGGTCAAACATCTGCCGTCTGGGCCCTCGGGTGCCAAGCCAGAGCATGATGTGGCCTCCTCCAGAGTAGCTGTAGCGAAGACAGACAGCCCTAAGAGTAAACTAGGCCTGCTGTCCCCCAACACAGACACTCCCCAGGTTCTACGCAACAACATGAAATGCCCAGGCTCCCTGAACCTCTCTTACAATAGTAAACCTGGACCTGGGACCCACAGCAGCgtcggccccagccccagcaaaGTCCCCCCGAAGTCCCCCTCCAAACCCTGCCAAGCTCCGTCCGTCAGAATGGGTAAACCCTCGGAAGCCCCGCGCTACTCCTCCAAGTCGGAGGAGCGCTCCAAGATCGGTGGCAACAAGAAGAAGAACCTGGCCTACGGAgacagcctccctcctcctccccccagaccccccgccGACGCCGGGGAGAAACCTCCCCCCGTCCCCAGCCCCCAGTCGGCCATCGAGCAGAAGGTCATGAAGGGCATCGAGGAGAACATGCTGAAGCTTCAGGAGCAGGACCGAGGGGCACAGCCCCCCGAGGTCAAGCAGAAAGCCTCCAACGGCATCGCCAGCTGGTTCGCCCTGAAGAAGAGCAAGCTGCCGGCGCTGAGCCGCAAGCCGGAAGGCCCCAAGgccaaggaggagaagagggagtggAAGATCAACATCCCGTCGGTGGGGAAGGACTCCAGGGCGGCGACCAGGTGCAGGGAGGGCGTGGAGGGCCTGAACATCTCCACGCTGATGGAGAAGGCGGAGGGCCTGCGGAGggcgctggaggaggagagggcctaCGTGGAGAGGTCAGGCAGGGGTCACTCCTGCGAGGTGGTCATGGACCAGGCCCAGGGCCAGCTGGCCGTCATGTACAGGGGAGGGCGCTCCGACAATTTCATGCAGCAGTTGCTCAACAG agtGGATGGGAAGGACGTAGTCCCCAGCTTCCCGCAGAGACGGCTGTCGTTCGACTGCAAGACGTCCAGACCTGTTTTCAACCAGCAGAGCGACATCAGCATCAGCCACACCACCAGCAGAGAGGACATGGAGAAG GGATCAGATTCGATGAGCAACGTGGCCTCAGATGAGATTCTAGCGGAGCCGGTTCACTCCCAGCACTTTGCAA GCTCTGGGGCCTCCACCTACACTCTGGACAGTGGCATTGGCACATTCCCCCTGCCTGACTACAGCAGCGGGGCAGCAGGGAGGAGCCTCTCCAAGGCGAGGGCTGGAGCAGATGGCCAGGCCGTGGGCTCCCCAGGCAGGTCCAACCGCAGGTCCAGGACTCTGGACAGGGACATGTCCACTCTGGAGGAATGCTACCCAGCACACAAACAGCTGATTCCCACCATCCAGTACGGCTCCGGGCTGGAGGGGAAGAGCCCATCCCTGATGCAGACAGCTGGTGTCATCCATGAAG ATAAAGAAGCATATGGAGCCCACATGTTCACCCCCCGCTCCAAAACCTGGACCTTCCCCAACCTGAAGACCCCAGCTGGCCCTGCAGACGTCTACCTGGCCGTGGAGGAGGAGCCAGCCCCCTATGGATCTCCCTTCAAAGGG AGTGTTAAGCCCTGTGGCCCATCTGCTTCTCGTGCTGCCATGGACCCCAGCAGCCTGCCCGTGCCTGCCCAGACAGGCCTGAGCCGCCGGGGGAAAACTCGCACTCCCAGCGTCCCCGAGATGAGCCGGGAGGCGGGGCTGGAGCTTTTGAGGGAACGGCCAGAGGAAGCCCTGTCCCCCAGCCGCCCCCAGGTCCTAGAGACCCCCGAGTCGCTCAGTGACTCTCTTTACGACAGCTTGTCCTCCTGCGGCAGccagggatga